The proteins below come from a single Campylobacter sp. CCUG 57310 genomic window:
- a CDS encoding WG repeat-containing protein yields MKFIIAGIASMGLFVQAAETEKIIAPFIYDELSFSAEGLISVKKDGKYGVIDLEGREILPFVYDYLSQFKEGLAIVAKITDSAAKYGFIDKRGKVVIAIEYEPVFLLNKGVSGFLFNNGIAKVSKDGKYGFIDKNGKVVTPIIYDQAYWIDDKFAKIFEYKDRKAGLINTSGKIVLPVEYEEHIVVDKSGLFIARKRGEERAKFIDENLNVVLQGDYLTGAFNDGLARVGFRKQGYIDKTGKLVIDKIYDTAADFKNGFAEVSKGEKWGVIDTSGKEVVPLKFDNATISGENFVMVQKYKRHLNGVVASRKFGFTDMSGKFVMDFEFDDADIFKDGLAVVAKSGKYGVVDKNFKFIIPLEYEAIANFKDEITWVKKSGKQGFIDKNNKIVLPIIYDMAYHIQADIFAAQKDGKWGIVKRIDR; encoded by the coding sequence CTTTTTCCGCAGAAGGGTTGATAAGCGTTAAAAAAGACGGCAAATACGGCGTTATAGATTTAGAGGGAAGGGAAATTTTGCCGTTTGTTTACGACTATCTTTCCCAATTCAAAGAGGGGCTTGCCATAGTTGCCAAGATAACAGATAGCGCCGCAAAATACGGCTTCATCGATAAGAGAGGCAAGGTCGTAATCGCCATAGAGTATGAGCCTGTTTTTCTTTTAAATAAAGGCGTTAGCGGCTTTTTGTTTAATAACGGCATCGCAAAAGTGTCAAAAGACGGCAAATACGGTTTTATAGACAAAAACGGAAAAGTCGTAACGCCTATAATATACGATCAAGCTTATTGGATAGATGATAAATTCGCCAAAATTTTTGAGTATAAAGATAGAAAAGCGGGTCTTATAAACACTTCCGGCAAGATTGTTTTGCCCGTAGAATACGAAGAGCATATTGTCGTTGATAAAAGCGGACTTTTCATAGCTAGAAAGCGTGGCGAGGAGAGGGCGAAATTTATAGATGAGAATTTAAACGTAGTCTTGCAGGGAGATTATTTAACCGGCGCTTTTAACGACGGACTTGCCAGAGTCGGCTTTCGCAAGCAAGGCTATATAGATAAAACAGGCAAGCTCGTGATAGATAAAATTTACGACACCGCCGCGGATTTTAAAAACGGCTTTGCCGAAGTTAGCAAAGGCGAAAAATGGGGTGTTATCGATACTAGCGGAAAGGAAGTTGTGCCTTTAAAATTTGATAACGCAACGATATCGGGCGAAAATTTTGTCATGGTCCAAAAATACAAAAGGCACTTAAACGGCGTAGTTGCAAGCCGTAAATTTGGCTTTACGGATATGAGCGGGAAATTTGTCATGGATTTTGAATTTGATGATGCCGATATCTTTAAAGACGGTTTAGCCGTAGTTGCAAAAAGCGGTAAATACGGCGTAGTGGATAAAAATTTCAAATTTATAATCCCGCTTGAATACGAAGCTATCGCAAATTTTAAAGACGAGATCACTTGGGTTAAAAAATCCGGCAAACAGGGCTTTATAGACAAAAATAACAAGATAGTTTTGCCGATAATTTATGATATGGCATATCACATACAAGCGGATATTTTTGCAGCCCAAAAAGACGGTAAATGGGGCATAGTAAAGCGCATTGACAGATGA